Genomic window (Actinomycetota bacterium):
AGCATAATACCGCAATGCAAACAACTTTTTAAATGTTTCCCTATTCCCCTAAGAGCAGCGATTTTATATTCTTAAGCCTGGCTCTCAGGCGAAGAATGGCCTTCGTGTGAAGCTGTGAAACTCGAGATTCTGTTACCCCCAAGATTTCCCCGATCTCCTTAAGGGTCAAACCTCGATAATAGTACAGGGCGATTACAATTTTCTCTCTTTGGGGTAATCTATCAATGGCTTTGGCTAAAATGCCTCTTAGCTCAGACAATTCAAAGATCATTGAAGGATCCTTCACCCTGGTATCTTCCAGGGTATCGATCAGGCTCACTCTATCATTCTTATCCGAGCTGATCGTCCACAACTCTTCTAAAGCCACAGGCGTCGTGTAACTGAGTTGGTTCAAGAGCCCATGCAATTCTTCGATGGACATCTTAAGAGCTTCTGCAACTTCCTCGTCGGTGGGTACCCGTTTGAGTTTATTCTCCAATTCCGCGTAGACCCTCTCCAATTCCTTGGCTTTGTGTCTGACCGATCGAGGGACCCAGTCCAGCGATCTGAGTTCATCGATGATGGCTCCCTTGATTCGTGAGATGGCATAGGTTTCAAATTTAATATCCCTGCTG
Coding sequences:
- the whiG gene encoding RNA polymerase sigma factor WhiG, whose product is MKKSDRKSEIEKLWKEYKATKSKSTREKLILHYSPLVKYIAGRIAASLPQNVDTADLISYGIFGLIDAIDKFDPSRDIKFETYAISRIKGAIIDELRSLDWVPRSVRHKAKELERVYAELENKLKRVPTDEEVAEALKMSIEELHGLLNQLSYTTPVALEELWTISSDKNDRVSLIDTLEDTRVKDPSMIFELSELRGILAKAIDRLPQREKIVIALYYYRGLTLKEIGEILGVTESRVSQLHTKAILRLRARLKNIKSLLLGE